In one window of Brassica rapa cultivar Chiifu-401-42 chromosome A07, CAAS_Brap_v3.01, whole genome shotgun sequence DNA:
- the LOC103831255 gene encoding nicotinamide adenine dinucleotide transporter 2, mitochondrial isoform X1 — MSEKAGNSAVDSKSIRDTICNAGAGAAAGAIAATFVCPLDVIKTRLQVHGLPETRRGSVIITSLGNILKKEGVRGMYRGLSPTIIVLLPNWAVYFSVYGKLKDLLQSSDGKLSIGANMVAAGGAGASTSIATNPLWVVKTRLMTQGMRPDVIPYKSMLSAFSRIFREEGFRGLYSGVIPSLVGVSHVAIQFPVYEKIKQYMAKVGDKSVDQLSPGEVAVASSISKVIASVSTYPHEVVRSKLQEQGQVRNAKAKYSGVIDCAKKVFRNEGVPGFYRGCATNLLRTTPSAVITFTSYEMIHRFLVQVLSPDKEN; from the exons ATGAGTGAAAAAGCTGGGAACTCTGCCGTTGATTCCAAAAGCATTAGAGACACCATCTGCAACGCCGGTGCCGGAGCCGCCGCTG GTGCAATCGCTGCGACTTTTGTTTGCCCATTGGATGTGATCAAGACGAGGTTACAGGTTCATGGTCTTCCTGAAACTCGAAGAG GTAGTGTGATCATTACAAGCTTAGGGAATATACTAAAGAAAGAAGGTGTTAGGGGAATGTATCGAGGGCTTTCACCAACCATCATAGTTCTCCTTCCCAATTGGGCT GTGTACTTTTCTGTATATGGAAAGTTAAAGGATCTGCTCCAGTCAAGTG ATGGAAAGCTAAGTATTGGGGCAAACATGGTAGCTGCTGGTGGTGCTGGAGCTTCCACATCTATTGCAACTAATCCACTTTGGGTTGTCAAAACAAGATTAATG ACACAAGGAATGAGACCAGATGTTATACCTTATAAAAGCATGTTGTCTGCATTTAGTAGGATTTTTAGGGAAGAAGGATTCCGAGGGTTGTACAG TGGCGTTATACCTTCTCTGGTGGGAGTTAGTCATGTTGCGATCCAGTTTCCAGTATATGAAAAGATCAAGCAATACATGGCAAAAGTAG GTGATAAAAGTGTGGACCAGTTAAGCCCTGGGGAAGTTGCGGTCGCCTCTTCAATATCTAAAGTAATCGCCTCTGTATCAACATACCCGCACGAG GTTGTGAGGTCCAAGCTTCAAGAACAAGGGCAAGTAAGAAACGCCAAGGCTAAGTATTCGGGTGTCATTGACTGCGCAAAGAAGGTGTTTAGAAATGAAGGAGTTCCCGGGTTTTACCGAGGCTGTGCTACTAACCTACTGAGGACAACACCGTCTGCGGTTATTACATTTACAAGCTATGAGATGATCCATAGGTTTCTTGTACAAGTACTCTCTCCAGATAAGGAAAATTGA
- the LOC103831255 gene encoding nicotinamide adenine dinucleotide transporter 2, mitochondrial isoform X2, giving the protein MSEKAGNSAVDSKSIRDTICNAGAGAAAGAIAATFVCPLDVIKTRLQVHGLPETRRDGIRGLHVFRQVYFSVYGKLKDLLQSSDGKLSIGANMVAAGGAGASTSIATNPLWVVKTRLMTQGMRPDVIPYKSMLSAFSRIFREEGFRGLYSGVIPSLVGVSHVAIQFPVYEKIKQYMAKVGDKSVDQLSPGEVAVASSISKVIASVSTYPHEVVRSKLQEQGQVRNAKAKYSGVIDCAKKVFRNEGVPGFYRGCATNLLRTTPSAVITFTSYEMIHRFLVQVLSPDKEN; this is encoded by the exons ATGAGTGAAAAAGCTGGGAACTCTGCCGTTGATTCCAAAAGCATTAGAGACACCATCTGCAACGCCGGTGCCGGAGCCGCCGCTG GTGCAATCGCTGCGACTTTTGTTTGCCCATTGGATGTGATCAAGACGAGGTTACAGGTTCATGGTCTTCCTGAAACTCGAAGAG ATGGCATAAGAGGTCTTCATGTCTTTCGTCAGGTGTACTTTTCTGTATATGGAAAGTTAAAGGATCTGCTCCAGTCAAGTG ATGGAAAGCTAAGTATTGGGGCAAACATGGTAGCTGCTGGTGGTGCTGGAGCTTCCACATCTATTGCAACTAATCCACTTTGGGTTGTCAAAACAAGATTAATG ACACAAGGAATGAGACCAGATGTTATACCTTATAAAAGCATGTTGTCTGCATTTAGTAGGATTTTTAGGGAAGAAGGATTCCGAGGGTTGTACAG TGGCGTTATACCTTCTCTGGTGGGAGTTAGTCATGTTGCGATCCAGTTTCCAGTATATGAAAAGATCAAGCAATACATGGCAAAAGTAG GTGATAAAAGTGTGGACCAGTTAAGCCCTGGGGAAGTTGCGGTCGCCTCTTCAATATCTAAAGTAATCGCCTCTGTATCAACATACCCGCACGAG GTTGTGAGGTCCAAGCTTCAAGAACAAGGGCAAGTAAGAAACGCCAAGGCTAAGTATTCGGGTGTCATTGACTGCGCAAAGAAGGTGTTTAGAAATGAAGGAGTTCCCGGGTTTTACCGAGGCTGTGCTACTAACCTACTGAGGACAACACCGTCTGCGGTTATTACATTTACAAGCTATGAGATGATCCATAGGTTTCTTGTACAAGTACTCTCTCCAGATAAGGAAAATTGA
- the LOC103831254 gene encoding uncharacterized protein LOC103831254, whose product MATLQRFKFLATQCGVEQSPTRSPSPSTSPLVQFRRKKTTLKMLLSLRSPSRREQPLIHQTADKDVAGRKLRDLFVSSSPLEEEEEEERPPKGKTKEEVLAAMAAIKLNASTSSQLESSVWFGFSKRLLKRAWRPKLGTITE is encoded by the coding sequence ATGGCGACGCTCCAGAGATTCAAGTTCCTAGCGACGCAGTGTGGAGTTGAACAAAGCCCCACGCGAAGTCCAAGCCCTAGTACAAGTCCTTTGGTACAGTTTCGTCGCAAGAAGACAACCTTAAAGATGCTTCTGAGTCTTAGATCGCCTAGCCGCCGGGAGCAGCCGCTGATTCATCAGACTGCTGACAAGGACGTGGCTGGACGCAAACTGAGAGACTTATTCGTCTCTTCGTCTCctctagaggaagaagaagaagaggagagacCACCGAAGgggaaaacaaaagaagaagttCTTGCAGCCATGGCAGCTATTAAACTAAACGCATCTACTAGTTCACAGTTGGAGTCatcggtttggttcggattCAGCAAGAGGCTTCTCAAGCGAGCTTGGCGTCCTAAGCTTGGTACCATTACTGAGTAA